A DNA window from Calliphora vicina chromosome 1, idCalVici1.1, whole genome shotgun sequence contains the following coding sequences:
- the Bicra gene encoding putative mediator of RNA polymerase II transcription subunit 26, which produces MSRRQSLDRPGILSPPGPFLTPSPSPSISASPRLQPSPSLSPFPQDVLLVTGNPLTNNSTHEQERKTVTPGRRQSIHQFTNGSPSAGTVVFQPSPSQSPAAATSVIGVTGGGGLNVVAGFPSSVSQNTITTTLPTITTTGNELNTTLVGSNNIQLNKKGTKRQQQQLQQQQQQQQHHQIFSSSSHYSHLPSLSTTTTIAGGYGQLHATTINNTPNTFATTTVASTPKNQTKKAAANSATVLPIGQQQSQQPLQHQQQQNHQPQQQQQFQQYQTSSPLIADSPSPSPSGTAITSASIKPPTPQPPMQMLQQQFTIASNGNGNGGPQQQTFQLIQGPQGQLIAAATSHQQHQHLQQQQQQQQQQHRFNPTPTTNIVTSTSVAMGTKSTKAPQQILPKPQLHQQHQQHQQLIQQQQQQIVDQINFAQQQQKSKTPNPTPPPAPVTSSSNMSQPSLTQISQSAQPGQQQQIILPSGATASLTTTAQQPLLLNQVPMLVQQNTPQGVQLILRPPTPQLTGTPSLVIQNRAQPQLQQHQQPQQVLRILGTNGATMQLAAATPTFIVSSQANLIQQANHLQTIKTQSQSPAITHLSGLHAALSAAAAANSQQQRSQQFATTAATINGHLLSPSVAAQIQNLQLAAAAAANGNGLTAQIQMPNGLTTSGATTLLSQLPGAAQFQQNSQGFNINLNQLSGANLQQIAAAAAAGATFQTPPPPPQHTQNAANNGQQHNQQNSGNNNTTVNNNNNTATNDLFSNSSNAMSNLTQSSPAHCPVAVTPEPIRQPTPVLQNIPAASPQLQQNHNPPQIQLSFNAAATIQLQQHQQQQQQAQIQQLQHQIQQTQNQVQQAQQQAHQIHQVQHIQQTQSLPQPQPQAQPQTVQQETKKKPKPRKKKPPAANSSSNAATANNNKSLTTTANKSLNTNTSTTSVLAPTITSTSNTINMVPNTTTGQEQTGQQQINTTTNAPPLLNHINQNVQDTTTPVLNPPSSPPPQIQRASNGKLDLGNVMKLCGITDEDDEDFMDSNPTEEPSPNQSINSTQNYTISIPQPNGTSETLPYTLSIPGVQSSNSQNDSMESSQEPAANIVIKIDPSETGMGAAPNASLPQPYSITIPRLPSQEEIQKQSQQHLNNQQNDNNSLQLKQQQQQTMLTSQPLNTNITFSMPMHSAAASMPPNNIPQLISNSMAPSNPINNNSIVSSAMTTTTATTTATVKPRRKPAAKRNNKKDANIATATSINSSIGNSMNPTQTVATSSTVITPPVNITTNAISTPLATPALVPSQIGNIQISQIDNRLASNQTQMVSTPMTSLVENKIQIMPIMDKNTNTAQMPQLQQTQIVFQPNNTGNNLNMGAGQSQQQLQQEQSRPMQLVALPQFSNSSQASTTSTSTLNQQQHQPQPTLTMPSPQINTPVTNAPHGAQNPLMPPVTQTTMLPGMSGNVSISVGTPNTIAGIIPQLTGSLTLAVSEHCERLILRHDPNQPQDQQSQLILQALLKGALPNVTIINEPTKVEPPKPQQQPTLPQPMLTPTGLATSTSNSTGAISKSNKKNNKQSTEVAKPPITQNYANQMQKPVEGNGNSSTTNINNLNSNFSSNINNNMNLSAANSQMPANVTLSQQRYIALPKIDPSTQQLFSLNPLNNQITPINANQTTASIGPTERLLIAPAGINAQQLAQCLQQGQLHFNDVNPLTTQQAPSTQPQQQQQLQSMGAMGSGTSNQQPKQQIVHPMTSQMNPQGMVTTTTTTSTTTSNPTTVCSSTQPATSATTTPSTTTKQIANVAPIIDQSKAKQDTKQINNSTTGSTGAVPKKKPVRKPKASTTTAADVALMKNASVVKPMPKLDPLSQKPNNNPVQIVQPNTASGKPVVSTSTTSTTTTTTSNVVTIQPFQTQTSTGTKLVGVTAPMQQQPQNNMQQQQQQQQQTQQGRAQSNFTLNFSAGTNNNGNTANATPNMNTNQPNHNLNNGLPNNSSAGTNPPVNQQPQHTVSRVQTIQLTPQQQQMFRQVQMQIQYLTVKLQHKNLLSSMPLPTDLDPNVVAAFNKPMNDMEINTALQRLFMEQQRILAAGKEIPTPEPFITNAANAANAANSFPLMQSNNFTADNGKVNAGNIPANVVQPNNHSTLTAASNAAGNTAIGNIQQQQQPTQKIHIYPIQHKQTKQQQVTFNTNNLNINNSNSNMTTPTTIAAGGGNSGNSKLITKQKLNQTQQQQQQQLINVQQSQNNNNNSNSNNLTTASTNLVNPPPTLNPQLPQLSSLSTTPSLPSLPYPSLPPPHMINIANMPAVLQQKHFTQHLQMQQQQLMQQQQQQLQQQQKLQNSNTKPSNNFATFNANLNNMTGFQQGPPPLIFPTSTTTTNNAVVSIAATATSTSLSTIPQLAALSQQQQQTPQLQQTTQIQFQTSTLPGTPTYAVSIGNQKAYVPIITCAIATVTSSALQQTSVVSSASSMNTIVSALPQLITATASTASTMTTTTAAPTAAPSILVPTSSTMVAAGSVKPLLTLTPSSSTSSHPLNNSIVQNTLFNGGVNVNIVGNPIAQNQTVVKTEEPISPKAKLARLSLFLRQLEVDQQSSLNPDYKSPFQNKEEAVKRLIRYHCMYQTDEDIPSEEEEEFEKTAIRFQDKFRKLSGKFQQILLQESMLEHRTSEICQMEKLMIEDLRQEIEDSKQLEKDTLEYELLQQQQQEDNKATINAIEMSAISNPSPCSSTVGIFDQIKNEIKSETLDIKLNLEEATNNDSNSNFCHNMQSSSASLDSIKNEIKGEPCDNSLTCSSGVKSSCSSMDSFDLLKQTPVVNSAFKKQAVAVKEPKKEDISTQWKQSYLDGKSSNSYYNHLASASVNISKPANHVFNGVVKKQQPVAATTAVATVVNTEIKKDEKDSFENFDIESEITPSFIMKKQEPKETAQPTVTDSTAATTATPVTIQSSTNSNTKHHGAKSAKQAKMSHTFENNVHATSNITNTHSFQQNLATSSTTAQPEVVANNFDFSHHLPVNQGTTKQQEDDWLCIQKELNLMSSVATTANNKNTDNTTNNSTPRTTTEPLTKTLDFLSHTASNDLFPNGCINKNIESQAANQDQTNVTTSNCNTTLVASSCSQQNQQPSLPLSTHEENQPAADLNEFFSGSEDSEVQKDVETRLEAMFGESPVHLTGGNKERSDSPDDIESGLESIFGESNKSPSNNHCPVKEKSNWEADFAGNSFMTSTQQHPTNFMNATNSMPHHIQLGSANNPRWMQNMEAQFPDFLTSSSNNNAAVNDCLTSRKRQWNGHIVDQNAEHVQQQTQDEESPQKKMCDGSLNNGGLNDSSASSSSPLSMHQQQQSQTHHHHNLVPNDTSHAQELMDAALLSLHDGLGVDSTAQENPSQTNGFAHMMGHQNFSSYNNHMENNQQQPQHFMSLAQHQNMTAQQQQMLSNHMLQMNHQQQGNIHGHHHAGTGEFDDDITRHVQNAIDSILNLQSSEADSLSFSLDHSMGSFLGDTILNDNQSGGGNNAVSCQESTKRRQLVDELGDCLMGNSSTETPLLMDTTGTATHSQIMNHSGLHHNNVQQPHHGHVATTPTTESPMSNHHHTNATGGSNISVNHTQQQQLNDFNCVVGGIDDTVKSIMTS; this is translated from the exons CAGACGTTCCAATTAATTCAGGGACCTCAAGGACAGCTTATAGCGGCTGCCACATCTCACCAACAACATCAACAtctgcagcagcagcaacaacaacagcagcagcagcatagATTTAATCCTACACCTACAACGAATATTGTAACATCTACATCGGTGGCTATGGGTACCAAATCCACCAAGGCTCCCCAACAAATTCTGCCGAAACCTCAGTTGCAtcagcaacatcaacaacatcagcaacttatccaacaacaacagcagcaaattGTAGATCAAATTAATTTtgctcaacaacaacaaaaatcgaAAACACCCAATCCAACGCCTCCTCCGGCACCGGTTACTTCATCAAGCAATATGTCTCAGCCATCCTTAACGCAGATCTCACAATCAGCCCAGCCGGGTCAACAACAGCAAATAATTCTACCTTCTGGTGCCACAGCTAGTCTAACAACCACCGCTCAACAACCTCTGTTGCTCAACCAAGTACCAATGTTAGTGCAGCAAAACACCCCTCAGGGAGTTCAGTTAATTTTACGGCCACCCACACCACAATTGACCGGCACTCCCTCGCTTGTCATCCAGAATAGAGCTCAACCTCAGTTGCAGCAGCATCAACAGCCCCAACAAGTTTTACGTATTTTAGGTACTAATGGAGCGACCATGCAACTAGCAGCCGCCACACCCACTTTTATCGTTTCTTCTCAGGCTAATTTAATACAACAGGCAAACCATTTGCAGACCATTAAAACTCAATCACAGTCACCTGCCATAACACATCTGAGTGGTTTACATGCCGCTctatcagcagcagcagctgcCAATAGTCAGCAGCAAAGATCTCAACAGTTTGCCACCACAGCAGCCACAATCAATGGCCATTTATTGAGTCCCAGTGTAGCTGCCCAAATACAAAATCTTCAATTAGCAGCTGCCGCAGCAGCTAATGGTAACGGTCTGACTGCTCAAATACAAATGCCAAATGGTTTGACAACTTCCGGCGCTACGACTCTACTTTCCCAGTTGCCGGGAGCCGCTCAGTTTCAGCAAAATTCGCAGGGCTTTAATATCAACCTTAATCAATTGAGTGGCGCCAATTTACAGCAGATTGCAGCCGCTGCAGCGGCAGGTGCAACATTTCAGACTCCACCGCCACCACCACAACACACTCAAAATGCTGCTAATAATGGACAGCAACATAATCAACAGAATTCAGGAAATAACAATACCACcgtcaacaataacaacaacacagCAACAAATGATCTCTTTTCAAATTCATCCAATGCAATGAGCAATTTAACTCAATCATCACCGGCCCATTGTCCGGTGGCAGTAACACCAGAACCCATACGACAACCTACACCGGTATTACAAAATATACCCGCCGCTAGTCCGCAACTCCAACAGAACCACAATCCACCACAAATACAATTGAGCTTTAATGCTGCAGCCACCATACAACTGCAACAacaccagcagcagcagcaacaagcACAAATTCAGCAATTGCAGCACCAGATACAGCAAACGCAAAATCAAGTACAACAGGCTCAACAGCAGGCCCATCAAATACACCAAGTCCAACATATTCAGCAGACTCAGAGTTTGCCACAGCCACAGCCTCAAGCACAGCCACAAACTGTGCAACAAGAAACTAAAAAGAAGCCAAAACCGAGGAAAAAGAAACCACCAGCCGCTAATTCCTCTTCAAATGCAGCAACGGCCAATAACAATAAAAGTTTAACAACCACCGCTAATAAATCATTAAATACCAACACCTCTACTACATCGGTATTGGCTCCCACCATAACCTCAACGAGCAACACGATAAACATGGTTCCTAATACAACAACAGGTCAAGAACAAACAGGTCAGCAACAAATCAACACAACCACCAACGCACCACCGTTGTTAAATCACATCAATCAGAATGTTCAGGATACAACAACGCCTGTTCTAAACCCACCATCTTCTCCTCCGCCACAAATACAAAGAGCCAGCAACGGAAAACTAGACTTGGGTAATGTTATGAAACTTTGCGGTATAACCGATGAAGATGATGAGGATTTCATGGATTCCAATCCAACCGAGGAACCCTCGCCCAACCAGTCGATAAATTcaacccaaaattacaccataTCCATACCGCAACCAAATGGCACCAGCGAAACTTTGCCCTATACTTTAAGCATACCTGGCGTTCAATCATCCAACTCTCAAAACGATAGTATGGAGTCTTCTCAAGAACCAGCAGCTAATATTGTCATTAAAATTGATCCTTCCGAAACAGGTATGGGAGCCGCGCCAAATGCGTCATTACCTCAACCGTATTCCATAACCATACCCCGACTACCATCACAGGAGGAAATACAGAAACAATCTCAACAACATTTGAACAACCAACAAAATGATAACAATTCGCTACAGCTaaagcaacagcaacagcaaacgATGCTGACGTCACAGCCACTAAACACAAATATAACATTTTCAATGCCCATGCATTCTGCAGCCGCTTCAATGCCTCCCAATAATATACCCCAGTTAATAAGCAACAGTATGGCTCCATCGAATCCCATAAACAACAATAGTATTGTCTCATCTGCAATGACAACTACGACTGCAACCACTACGGCTACAGTAAAGCCAAGAAGGAAACCAGCTGCTAAAAGGAACAATAAAAAAGATGCCAATATTGCAACTGCAACATCCATAAACAGTTCTATTGGCAATTCAATGAATCCTACTCAAACTGTGGCAACATCATCGACTGTCATTACTCCGCCAGTCAACATTACTACCAATGCAATATCCACACCGCTGGCCACACCAGCTCTAGTACCTAGTCAGATTGGTAACATTCAAATCTCTCAAATCGACAACAGATTGGCCAGCAATCAAACACAAATGGTTTCGACGCCAATGACTTCGTTGGtcgaaaataaaatacaaataatgccCATAATGGATAAAAATACTAACACCGCTCAAATGCCTCAGTTGCAGCAAACGCAAATTGTATTTCAACCCAACAATACCGGTAACAATTTGAACATGGGTGCTGGTCAAAGCCAACAGCAACTACAACAGGAACAGTCTAGGCCAATGCAGTTGGTGGCGTTACCCCAGTTCTCAAACTCTTCACAAGCTTCGACAACATCAACCAGCACTCTGAACCAACAGCAACACCAACCGCAACCAACGCTTACAATGCCTAGTCCACAAATTAATACGCCGGTCACCAACGCACCCCATGGCGCACAAAATCCACTAATGCCTCCGGTCACACAAACAACAATGTTACCGGGTATGTCCGGAAATGTTTCCATATCGGTGGGTACGCCAAATACAATAGCCGGAATTATACCACAGCTAACAGGCAGTTTAACGTTAGCTGTCTCAGAACATTGCGAAAGATTAATTCTAAGACACGATCCCAATCAGCCACAGGATCAACAATCCCAATTAATATTGCAGGCACTATTAAAGGGTGCTTTGCCCAATGTTACCATTATAAATGAGCCAACCAAAGTCGAGCCACCGAAACCACAACAACAGCCTACACTACCACAACCCATGTTAACTCCGACAGGCTTAGCAACATCCACAAGCAATTCAACAGGAGCTATTAGTAAATctaataagaaaaataacaaacaaagtaCAGAGGTCGCAAAACCGCCAATAACACAAAATTATGCCAATCAAATGCAAAAACCTGTGGAGGGAAATGGAAACAGCTCTACAACAAACATTAACAATCTTAATAGTAATTTTAGTAGcaacattaataataatatgaatttGAGTGCTGCTAATTCACAAATGCCAGCCAATGTTACTTTATCCCAGCAACGTTATATAGCATTACCCAAAATCGATCCTAGCACTCAACAGTTGTTCAGCTTGAATCCCTTAAATAATCAAATAACACCCATCAACGCGAATCAAACAACAGCATCAATTGGTCCAACAGAACGTTTGCTCATAGCTCCGGCTGGAATAAATGCCCAACAATTGGCCCAGTGTCTGCAGCAAGGACAATTACATTTCAATGATGTTAATCCATTAACAACACAACAGGCTCCTTCGACACAGccccagcaacaacaacaattgcaaAGTATGGGTGCAATGGGAAGTGGCACTAGTAATCAACAACCAAAACAGCAAATCGTGCATCCAATGACTTCACAAATGAATCCACAAGGTAtggtaacaacaacaacgaccaCTTCTACCACAACATCAAATCCAACAACAGTGTGTTCCTCAACACAACCCGCTACATCAGCAACTACAACACCATCCACAACAACCAAACAAATAGCTAATGTCGCACCAATAATCGATCAGTCGAAAGCCAAACAGGATACAAAACAGATTAACAACTCAACCACGGGAAGCACTGGTGCGGTGCCCAAAAAGAAGCCTGTTAGGAAACCAAAAGCATCTACAACTACTGCTGCAGATGTGGCTCTCATGAAAAATGCTTCAGTGGTCAAGCCAATGCCAAAACTAGATCCCCTTTCCCAAAAACCCAACAACAATCCAGTACAAATAGTGCAGCCTAATACAGCAAGTGGCAAGCCAGTGGTATCAACATCAACCACCTCTACAACAACTACCACCACATCAAATGTTGTAACAATTCAGCCGTTTCAAACACAAACATCTACGGGCACTAAACTGGTGGGAGTTACAGCACCCATGCAACAGCAGCCGCAAAATAAtatgcaacagcagcagcaacaacaacagcaaacgcAACAAGGCCGTGCACAATCCAATTTCACTCTAAACTTTTCAGCTGGCACAAATAACAACGGCAATACTGCCAATGCAACACCTAATATGAATACAAATCAACCGAACCATAATCTAAACAATGGTCTTCCGAATAATTCATCAGCTGGAACCAATCCGCCCGTCAATCAGCAGCCTCAACATACGGTTTCAAGAGTCCAAACTATACAACTAACACCTCAGCAACAACAAATGTTCAGACAGGTTCAAATGCAAATCCAGTATTTGACCGTAAAGCTGCAACACAAAAACTTACTCAGCTCTATGCCGTTACCAACCGATTTGGATCCTAATGTCGTGGCCGCTTTCAATAAACCTATGAACGATATGGAAATCAATACAGCCCTACAAAGACTGTTCATGGAACAACAGCGCATACTAGCAGCCGGCAAAGAAATACCCACTCCCGAACCATTCATAACGAATGCAGCCAATGCTGCAAATGCCGCCAATAGTTTTCCATTAATGCAATCCAATAATTTTACCGCCGACAATGGAAAAGTGAACGCCGGCAATATACCAGCGAATGTAGTGCAACCCAATAATCACTCAACACTGACAGCTGCCTCAAACGCTGCGGGAAATACAGCAATTGGTAAtattcaacaacaacaacagccaacACAAAAGATTCACATTTATCCCATACAACATAAGCAGACTAAACAGCAGCAAGTTACTTTCAATaccaataatttaaatataaacaattcgAATAGTAATAtgacaacaccaacaacaattgCCGCTGGCGGTGGCAATAGTGGTAACAGCAaactaataacaaaacaaaaattgaatcaaacccaacaacaacaacaacagcaactgaTAAACGTGCAACAatcacaaaataataataataatagcaaTAGCAATAATTTGACAACAGCTTCAACTAATTTGGTGAATCCACCACCCACATTAAATCCACAATTACCGCAATTGTCGTCATTATCGACAACACCATCATTGCCTTCATTGCCATATCCCTCACTGCCGCCGCCTCACATGATCAATATAGCAAATATGCCAGCAGTATTACAGCAAAAGCATTTCACACAACATTTACAAATGCAACAGCAACAATTaatgcaacaacagcagcagcagctacaGCAACAACAGAAATTACAAAATTCTAACACAAAACCCTCCAATAATTTTGCGACATTCAACGCAAACCTGAATAATATGACAGGATTTCAACAAGGACCACCACCGCTAATATTTCCCACATCCACAACAACCACTAATAATGCGGTTGTGTCTATAGCAGCAACAGCTACGTCAACATCATTGTCCACAATACCTCAGCTAGCAGCTCTaagtcaacaacaacaacaaacacctCAGTTACAACAGACGACGCAAATACAATTCCAAACTTCAACTCTGCCGGGCACACCAACATATGCTGTTTCGATAGGAAACCAAAAGGCCTATGTTCCCATTATTACCTGTGCCATAGCTACGGTGACGTCGTCCGCCCTACAACAAACATCAGTTGTGTCATCAGCATCTTCCATGAATACTATAGTCTCAGCTCTGCCGCAATTAATAACTGCCACGGCATCAACGGCTTCAACAATGACAACCACTACTGCCGCACCTACAGCTGCTCCATCTATATTAGTACCTACGTCTTCTACCATGGTGGCCGCAGGATCTGTAAAACCTCTCCTAACACTAACACCCTCCTCATCAACGAGCAGTCATCCATTGAATAATTCAATTGTTCAGAATACGTTATTTAATGGTGGCGTTAATGTTAATATTGTCGGTAACCCAATTGCTCAGAATCAAACTGTTGTTAAAACAGAGGAACCAATTTCACCCAAAGCAAAACTTGCTCGTCTTTCTTT ATTCCTGCGACAATTAGAAGTGGATCAGCAAAGTTCTTTAAATCCCGACTACAAAAGTCCATTTCAAAATAAAGAAGAGGCTGTAAAACGTTTGATAAG ATATCATTGCATGTATCAAACTGATGAAGATATACCCAGTGAAGAGGAAGAAGAATTTGAAAAGACCGCCATAAGATTTCAAGATAAATTTCGTAAATTATCGGGCAAATTTCAGCAAATATTATTACAAGAATCAATG TTGGAACATCGTACATCAGAAATATGCCAAATGGAGAAATTAATGATTGAAGATTTAAGACAGGAAATCGAAGATTCAAAACAATTAGAAAAAGACACTTTAGAATATGAATTgttgcaacagcagcaacaggaAGATAATAAGGCCACGATAAATGCTATAGAAATGTCTGCTATATCCAACCCATCGCCTTGTTCGTCTACGGTTGGAATTtttgatcaaataaaaaatgagaTTAAATCCGAAACCCTTGATATTAAGCTAAATTTGGAAGAAGCTACGAATAATGACAGCAATTCGAATTTTTGCCACAACATGCAATCGTCCTCCGCTTCACTGGATTCaattaaaaacgaaataaaaggAGAGCCCTGTGATAATTCTCTAACCTGTTCAAGTGGTGTAAAAAGTTCTTGCAGTTCTATGGATTCATTTGATTTGTTAAAACAAACTCCTGTAGTCAATAGTGCATTTAAAAAGCAAGCAGTTGCTGTCAAAGAACCCAAAAAGGAGGATATATCAACGCAATGGAAACAATCATATCTGGATGGTAAAAGTTCGAATAGTTATTATAATCATTTGGCCAGTGCCTCGGTGAATATAAGCAAACCTGCTAATCATGTATTTAATGGTGTGGTCAAAAAGCAACAACCAGTTGCAGCCACAACAGCTGTTGCTACTGTTGTAAATACAGAAATAAAAAAGGATGAAAAAGATagctttgaaaattttgatattgaatCGGAAATTACTCCAAGTTTCATTATGAAGAAGCAGGAACCAAAAGAAACCGCACAACCCACAGTGACTGACAGCactgcagcaacaacagcaacgcCAGTAACCATACAATCTTCTACTAACTCAAATACTAAACATCATGGTGCTAAATCAGCTAAACAGGCTAAAATGAGCCATACATTTGAGAATAATGTTCACGCGACATCAAATATTACAAATACCCATAGTTTCCAACAAAATCTTGCCACATCATCTACTACAGCTCAACCGGAAGTTGTTGCAAATAATTTCGATTTTTCCCATCATTTGCCAGTGAATCAGGGAACTACAAAACAACAAGAAGATGACTGGTTGTGTATACAAAAGGAATTAAACTTAATGAGTTCAGTGGCCACCACAGCTAATAATAAGAATACTGACAACACCACTAATAACTCAACGCCACGAACTACAACTGAACCCTTGACAAAAACTTTGGATTTCTTATCGCATACAGCTTCTAATGACTTGTTTCCCAATGGTTgtatcaataaaaatattgaatcacAAGCTGCGAATCAAGACCAAACGAATGTGACCACCAGCAATTGCAACACGACTTTAGTAGCCAGCAGTTGCAGCCAACAAAATCAACAACCGTCTTTGCCTCTCTCAACACACGAGGAAAACCAACCAGCAGCTGATTTAAATGAATTCTTCAGTGGTTCTGAAGATAGTGAAGTTCAGAAGGATGTTGAAACTAGATTAGAAGCCATGTTCGGCGAATCGCCAGTACATCTGACAGGCGGCAATAAAGAGCGTTCCGATTCACCTGATGATATTGAATCTGGTTTGGAATCCATTTTTGGAGAATCAAATAAATCTCCCTCAAATAACCACTGTCCTGTCAAGGAGAAATCAAACTGGGAGGCTGATTTTGCCGGCAATTCCTTTATGACATCAACTCAACAACATCCAACAAACTTTATGAATGCCACCAATAGCATGCCTCATCACATACAATTGGGATCGGCCAATAACCCCAGATGGATGCAAAATATGGAGGCTcaatttcccgattttctaaCTAGCAGCAGTAACAACAATGCTGCTGTCAATGACTGTTTGACATCAAGAAAACGTCAGTGGAATGGTCATATTGTTGATCAAAATGCAGAACATGTACAGCAACAAACTCAAGATGAAGAAAGTCCCCAGAAGAAAATGTGTGATGGCAGCCTGAACAATGGAGGTCTCAATGACTCTTCCGCCTCTTCATCATCGCCATTAAGTATGCACCAGCAGCAACAGTCTCAGacacatcatcatcataatctAGTGCCAAATGATACCTCACATGCTCAGGAATTAATGGATGCTGCATTATTATCACTACATGATGGTTTAGGTGTAGATAGCACCGCCCAAGAGAATCCTTCCCAAACTAATGGTTTTGCACACATGATGGGCCATCAGAATTTTTCTTCCTACAACAATCACATGGAGAACAATCAACAACAGCCACAACATTTCATGAGTCTTGCCCAACATCAAAATATGACTGCACAGCAACAGCAAATGCTAAGCAATCACATGTTACAGATGAATCATCAACAACAGGGCAACATACACGGTCATCACCATGCAGGAACTGGAGAATTTGATGATGATATAACCCGCCATGTTCAAAATGCTATCGATAGCATATTGAATTTGCAGAGTTCCGAGGCAGATTCACTATCTTTCTCCTTAGATCATTCAATGGGCTCATTTCTAGGCGATACTATACTCAACGATAATCAAAGTGGTGGTGGCAATAATGCCGTCTCGTGTCAGGAGTCAACGAAACGCCGACAATTAGTCGATGAATTGGGTGATTGTTTAATGGGCAATTCCTCAACAGAGACACCACTGCTTATGGATACAACCGGTACCGCCACCCATTCTCAAATAATGAATCATAGTGGCCTGCACCACAATAACGTACAGCAACCACATCATGGCCATGTTGCAACAACACCAACCACTGAATCGCCAATGAGCAATCATCATCATACCAATGCCACAGGTGGCAGTAATATTTCGGTAAATCAtacgcaacaacaacaattaaacGATTTCAATTGTGTAGTTGGTGGCATTGATGATACTGTTAAGTCCATAATGACTTCTTGA